The Juglans regia cultivar Chandler chromosome 16, Walnut 2.0, whole genome shotgun sequence nucleotide sequence CTCGAGGTTTCTCCCATCACAGGCGGCATTTTTCTTAGCCAAACCAAGTATGCTTTTGACATCTTGGCACAAGCTCAATTACTTGACAGCAAACTAGTTTATATGCCCATGGTTGTCTCTCAATGGCTCTCCTCCGAAAGTTCCCCATTTGCGGATCCTACTCTATATCGCTCCTTGGTTGGTGCCTTGCAGTACTTGATGATTGCCCGTCCTGACCTCGCTCATTCCGTCAACTCCATAATTCAATTTCCTCATGTGCCAACTGATGATCATTTTCAGGCAGTCAAGTGGATTCTTCACTATGTCAAAGGCACACTTCATTTTGGTTTGAGGTTCACTTCGTCTTCCTCTATTGCCTTAGTAGCATATTTGGATGCAGATTGGGCTGGGTGCCTTGACACTAGACGCTCCACCTCTGGCTACTCGATCTATCTTGGCAATAATCTTGTATCCTAAAGTGCCAAGAAACAGCCAATTGTTTCTCACTACAGCTGTGAATTCGAGCAGGGGCGGAACTAGAAAATCTAGTTTTGGGGggctaagttaaaaaaaaataaaattgggggggtcaaatactaatttttatatagtctactttataaaaacaccttctaaaacttaatttttatcaaattttaaaaactttgggGGGGCCAAGCCATAAGGTAGTTCCGCCCCTGAATTCGAGTACCATGCTCTCGCCCTCATTGCTACTGAAGTTCTATGGCTCACTCATCTCCTACATGATCTTCAGGTCACCTTAACTCACTGGCCTCTCCTTCTTTGTGAGAACCAAAGCGCTATTTTTTTGAGTTCAAATCCAGTGTCCCATAAGCGTGCTAAGCACATTGACCTTGACTATCATTTTCTGCGTGAGCTTGTTGTCGCTAGCACTCTTCGCTCTCAGCATGTTCCATCCCATTTGCAAGTTGCCGACATCTTCACCAAGAGTGTTTCACCGGCCCTTTATGTTTTTTTCCATTCCAAGCTTCCTGTAGATACTATATTTGTATCCAAGTGTACTTTGCTTGTACACATATAATAAATGGAAAACTCTCCACCCAAAAAATGTGTGGTGGTTCACAgatgttattattattcttcttctttttatatttattttttttggaaaagatGATCAAAAGCTTTCtacgaaagaaaaaataaaatgcaaaaccaTGAAGCATCTTGGGGGAAAATGCGCATCTATGCAAAGAGGGACTGTATATCTAGAAAGTTCGTTCGTGCCTCGTGCATGGATGATCACTTATACCCAAATTATAAAGATGGCCATGAAGTGGACTTATCCTCGAGAACTATTCTGTTTTTTGTGAACCATACAaaaggtgcatgcatgcatggcggCTTTGAGTTTAGTCAAATATAAACTTCGAAGGAATTCATTCAATTGGATTCAATGAACattgttttatatattgatattccTTCTActtagcaatatatatatatatatatatatatatagagagagagagagagagagagagagagagagagagagagagagagagagagagagatcagagagattACTGAGATATATCACTCAGTCATCATAATTATAACAtggtgcatgcatatatgtttatttcctttgttacataatatatatatatatatgtatattatatgtatgtatctacTTATATCCGTGATAATGAAAGAATCTCAACATAATATTCATGTGTATGGTTTCCAGAAGGTGAGCATCATTAGAAAAATACTTATGCATGCTTGGCAAATAATTCTTGTAATTAAATTAACTGAAGAATACAAGATAATCATGATGAGCAACAAGCGATCGATGATACACACCCTCATTCAGAAGTACTTACCCTAGAAAGCCAACTTAATTGTAAGAGGAGATCCATCTACAAAGCCAAATATGTCTATAAATCATATCTGATCCCATTGTACTCATGAACCTGGTGCGATGGAATCTTTGATGTCGATTGATATATAGCAAGCTtcttatacacacacacacacacacacacacacacatataagaCTAATGCTACaatttatagaattttccatGCATAGAATCATCACCTTTGAAAGCCTGTAATTTGTAAGGGCCAGGGAGGCCTTGTTCAAGAACTAAGTAAATATGCA carries:
- the LOC118344784 gene encoding uncharacterized mitochondrial protein AtMg00810-like gives rise to the protein MVVSQWLSSESSPFADPTLYRSLVGALQYLMIARPDLAHSVNSIIQFPHVPTDDHFQAVKWILHYVKGTLHFGLRFTSSSSIALVAYLDADWAGCLDTRRSTSGYSIYLGNNLVS